The Mauremys reevesii isolate NIE-2019 linkage group 1, ASM1616193v1, whole genome shotgun sequence genome has a segment encoding these proteins:
- the FOXRED2 gene encoding FAD-dependent oxidoreductase domain-containing protein 2 isoform X2 gives MALPAAQCAWGLLLTFAFYMGPSCTDGASALPHHNYCIIGAGPSGLQMAYFLQHAGRDYVVFERSHAPGSFFALYPRHRKLISINKRHTGKSNSEFNLRHDWNSLLSHDSRLLFQHYSHDFFPEADTMVRYLEDFASMLELQVQYNTAIIHVRLERDSQAWNGHYFILTDHNSQNYRCSLLLVATGTWVPNVVNFPGSEYVEGYESVSINPEDFAGQTVLILGRGNSAFETAENILGVTNFIHMVSRSRVRLSWATHYVGDLRAINNGLLDTYQLKSLDGLLEGDLEDLAIVKDKKGKLHITLKFYLENSNSSAGAESITLPQDELDNFATRAPYDRVIRCLGWKFDFSIYNRSLRLMPGKGNKKKYPLIKPSYESRGTRGLFVLGTASHSIDFRKSAGGFIHGFRYTTRAVHRLLEHRHHGVPWPSSVYSITQLTNSIIKRVNEASGLYQMFSVLGDIILLRENATAFEYLEEYPVGILAELELHTGRKAHNGLFVVVMEYGKNFSGADKDVFYYNRAVGEAQHAWQSNFLHPVIYYYKQLPTVREMSLRPPDWTLPRPDAVHHIVEDFLTDWTAPNTHILPLRRFLENCLDTDLRSFFAESCFLFALTHQKLPPFCQHGYMRKQGLVGNERLRHHAVEAGLLEDHTVMHFTDELLGGQRDSRDQLLKDHVIPAVHILPKTCSDLL, from the exons atggccctgcctgctgcccagtGTGCATGGGGCCTGCTCCTAACCTTTGCCTTCTACATGGGCCCTTCCTGCACTGACGGTGCCTCCGCCCTTCCACACCACAACTATTGCATCATTGGTGCTGGCCCTTCAGGCTTGCAGATGGCCTATTTCCTCCAACATGCAGGCCGGGACTATGTGGTCTTTGAGCGAAGCCATGCACCTGGCAGCTTCTTTGCCCTTTATCCACGCCATCGCAAGCTTATCAGCATCAACAAACGACACACTGGCAAGTCCAACAGCGAATTCAATCTTCGCCATGACTGGAACTCCCTTCTCAGCCATGACAGCCGACTGCTTTTCCAACACTACTCTCATGACTTCTTCCCTGAGGCTGACACCATGGTGCGTTACCTTGAAGACTTTGCTTCCATGTTGGAGCTCCAGGTTCAATACAACACTGCCATCATCCATGTGAGATTGGAGAGGGACTCACAGGCATGGAATGGCCATTACTTCATTCTTACAGACCATAACAGCCAGAACTACAGATGCAG CCTATTGTTGGTAGCCACTGGAACATGGGTTCCCAATGTGGTAAATTTCCCAGGCTCGGAATATGTTGAGGGCTATGAATCTGTGTCCATCAACCCAGAGGACTTTGCTGGCCAGACTGTGTTGATCTTGGGTCGGGGGAACTCTGCCTTTGAGACAGCAGAGAACATTCTGGGGGTCACCAATTTCATACATATGGTGAGCCGCTCCCGTGTTCGCCTCTCTTGGGCTACCCACTACGTTGGAGATTTAAG AGCGATTAACAATGGCCTCCTAGATACATACCAGCTGAAGTCTTTGGATGGGCTCCTGGAGGGTGACTTGGAAGATCTGGCTATTGTCAAGGATAAGAAAGGGAAGCTGCACATCACTCTCAAATTCTATCTGGAAAACAGCAACAGCAGTGCAGGTGCAGAATCCATCACTCTCCCACAGGATGAGCTGGACAACTTTGCCACCCGGGCCCCCTACGACCGTGTCATCCGCTGCTTGGGTTGGAAGTTTGACTTCTCCATATACAACAG ATCTCTTAGACTGATGCCAGGGAAAGGGAATAAGAAGAAGTATCCTCTGATCAAACCCAGTTATGAGTCAAGAGGCACCCGGGGGCTCTTTGTTCTGGGCACTGCTAGCCACTCTATCGACTTCAGGAAATCTGCTGGGGGCTTTATCCATGGATTCCGATATACAA CTCGTGCTGTCCATCGTTTGTTGGAACATCGTCATCACGGAGTCCCCTGGCCATCATCAGTCTACTCCATTACACAGCTGACAAATTCCATCATCAAACGGGTGAATGAGGCGTCTGGACTATACCAGATGTTCAGTGTCCTGGGTGACATCATTCTgctgagaga GAATGCCACGGCATTTGAGTACCTGGAGGAGTATCCAGTCGGGATCCTGGCAGAGCTGGAATTGCACACAGGGAGAAAGGCCCACAATGGGCTCTTTGTTGTCGTCATGGAGTATGGGAAGAATTTCTCCGGGGCTGACAAGGATGTCTTCTACTACAACCGAGCAGTGGGGGAGGCACAACATGCCTGGCAGTCTAACTTTCTGCATCCTGTTATTTATTACTACAAACAACTACCCACAG TGCGTGAGATGAGTCTCCGTCCTCCGGACTGGACTCTCCCCCGCCCAGATGCTGTCCATCATATTGTGGAGGATTTCCTGACAGACTGGACTGCCCCAAACACCCATATCCTCCCACTTAGACGCTTCCTGGAGAATTGCCTGGACACTGACCTGCGCAGCTTCTTTGCCG AGTCCTGTTTCCTGTTTGCTCTGACTCACCAGAAGCTGCCTCCCTTTTGTCAGCACGGATACATGCGAAAGCAAGGGCTTGTGGGTAACGAAAGACTTAGGCACCATGCAGTGGAAGCCGGCCTACTGGAGGACCACACTGTTATGCACTTTACAGATGAACTGCTTGGTGGCCAGAGAGATTCACGTGACCAGTTGCTGAAGGATCACGTGATACCAG CTGTCCACATATTGCCAAAGACCTGCTCAGATCTGTTGTGA
- the FOXRED2 gene encoding FAD-dependent oxidoreductase domain-containing protein 2 isoform X1 has translation MALPAAQCAWGLLLTFAFYMGPSCTDGASALPHHNYCIIGAGPSGLQMAYFLQHAGRDYVVFERSHAPGSFFALYPRHRKLISINKRHTGKSNSEFNLRHDWNSLLSHDSRLLFQHYSHDFFPEADTMVRYLEDFASMLELQVQYNTAIIHVRLERDSQAWNGHYFILTDHNSQNYRCSLLLVATGTWVPNVVNFPGSEYVEGYESVSINPEDFAGQTVLILGRGNSAFETAENILGVTNFIHMVSRSRVRLSWATHYVGDLRAINNGLLDTYQLKSLDGLLEGDLEDLAIVKDKKGKLHITLKFYLENSNSSAGAESITLPQDELDNFATRAPYDRVIRCLGWKFDFSIYNRSLRLMPGKGNKKKYPLIKPSYESRGTRGLFVLGTASHSIDFRKSAGGFIHGFRYTTRAVHRLLEHRHHGVPWPSSVYSITQLTNSIIKRVNEASGLYQMFSVLGDIILLRENATAFEYLEEYPVGILAELELHTGRKAHNGLFVVVMEYGKNFSGADKDVFYYNRAVGEAQHAWQSNFLHPVIYYYKQLPTVREMSLRPPDWTLPRPDAVHHIVEDFLTDWTAPNTHILPLRRFLENCLDTDLRSFFAESCFLFALTHQKLPPFCQHGYMRKQGLVGNERLRHHAVEAGLLEDHTVMHFTDELLGGQRDSRDQLLKDHVIPGSPLHYLVTTKDEL, from the exons atggccctgcctgctgcccagtGTGCATGGGGCCTGCTCCTAACCTTTGCCTTCTACATGGGCCCTTCCTGCACTGACGGTGCCTCCGCCCTTCCACACCACAACTATTGCATCATTGGTGCTGGCCCTTCAGGCTTGCAGATGGCCTATTTCCTCCAACATGCAGGCCGGGACTATGTGGTCTTTGAGCGAAGCCATGCACCTGGCAGCTTCTTTGCCCTTTATCCACGCCATCGCAAGCTTATCAGCATCAACAAACGACACACTGGCAAGTCCAACAGCGAATTCAATCTTCGCCATGACTGGAACTCCCTTCTCAGCCATGACAGCCGACTGCTTTTCCAACACTACTCTCATGACTTCTTCCCTGAGGCTGACACCATGGTGCGTTACCTTGAAGACTTTGCTTCCATGTTGGAGCTCCAGGTTCAATACAACACTGCCATCATCCATGTGAGATTGGAGAGGGACTCACAGGCATGGAATGGCCATTACTTCATTCTTACAGACCATAACAGCCAGAACTACAGATGCAG CCTATTGTTGGTAGCCACTGGAACATGGGTTCCCAATGTGGTAAATTTCCCAGGCTCGGAATATGTTGAGGGCTATGAATCTGTGTCCATCAACCCAGAGGACTTTGCTGGCCAGACTGTGTTGATCTTGGGTCGGGGGAACTCTGCCTTTGAGACAGCAGAGAACATTCTGGGGGTCACCAATTTCATACATATGGTGAGCCGCTCCCGTGTTCGCCTCTCTTGGGCTACCCACTACGTTGGAGATTTAAG AGCGATTAACAATGGCCTCCTAGATACATACCAGCTGAAGTCTTTGGATGGGCTCCTGGAGGGTGACTTGGAAGATCTGGCTATTGTCAAGGATAAGAAAGGGAAGCTGCACATCACTCTCAAATTCTATCTGGAAAACAGCAACAGCAGTGCAGGTGCAGAATCCATCACTCTCCCACAGGATGAGCTGGACAACTTTGCCACCCGGGCCCCCTACGACCGTGTCATCCGCTGCTTGGGTTGGAAGTTTGACTTCTCCATATACAACAG ATCTCTTAGACTGATGCCAGGGAAAGGGAATAAGAAGAAGTATCCTCTGATCAAACCCAGTTATGAGTCAAGAGGCACCCGGGGGCTCTTTGTTCTGGGCACTGCTAGCCACTCTATCGACTTCAGGAAATCTGCTGGGGGCTTTATCCATGGATTCCGATATACAA CTCGTGCTGTCCATCGTTTGTTGGAACATCGTCATCACGGAGTCCCCTGGCCATCATCAGTCTACTCCATTACACAGCTGACAAATTCCATCATCAAACGGGTGAATGAGGCGTCTGGACTATACCAGATGTTCAGTGTCCTGGGTGACATCATTCTgctgagaga GAATGCCACGGCATTTGAGTACCTGGAGGAGTATCCAGTCGGGATCCTGGCAGAGCTGGAATTGCACACAGGGAGAAAGGCCCACAATGGGCTCTTTGTTGTCGTCATGGAGTATGGGAAGAATTTCTCCGGGGCTGACAAGGATGTCTTCTACTACAACCGAGCAGTGGGGGAGGCACAACATGCCTGGCAGTCTAACTTTCTGCATCCTGTTATTTATTACTACAAACAACTACCCACAG TGCGTGAGATGAGTCTCCGTCCTCCGGACTGGACTCTCCCCCGCCCAGATGCTGTCCATCATATTGTGGAGGATTTCCTGACAGACTGGACTGCCCCAAACACCCATATCCTCCCACTTAGACGCTTCCTGGAGAATTGCCTGGACACTGACCTGCGCAGCTTCTTTGCCG AGTCCTGTTTCCTGTTTGCTCTGACTCACCAGAAGCTGCCTCCCTTTTGTCAGCACGGATACATGCGAAAGCAAGGGCTTGTGGGTAACGAAAGACTTAGGCACCATGCAGTGGAAGCCGGCCTACTGGAGGACCACACTGTTATGCACTTTACAGATGAACTGCTTGGTGGCCAGAGAGATTCACGTGACCAGTTGCTGAAGGATCACGTGATACCAGGTAGCCCTCTGCATTATCTTGTGACTACCAAGGATGAACTTTAA
- the EIF3D gene encoding eukaryotic translation initiation factor 3 subunit D isoform X2, producing the protein MAKFMTPVIQDNPSGWGPCAVPEQFKDMPYQPFSKGDRLGKVADWTGATYQDKRYTNKYSSQFGGGSQYAYFHEEDETSFQLVDTARTQKTAYQRNRMRFAQRNLRRDKDRRNMLQFNMQTLPKSAKQKERDRLRLQKKFQKQFGVRQKWDQKSQKPRDSSVEVRSDWEVKEEMDFPRLMKMRYLEVSEPQDIECCGALEYYDKAFDRITTRNEKSLRSIKRIFHTVTTTDDPVIRKLAKTQGNVFATDAILATLMSCTRSVYSWDIIVQRVGSKLFFDKRDNSDFDLLTVSETANEPPQDEGNSFNSPRNLAMEATYINHNFSQQCLRMGKDKYKFPNPNPFVEDDMDKNEVASVAYRYRRWKLGDDIDLIVRCEHDGVMTGAGGEVSFINIKTLNEWDSRHCNGVDWRQKLDSQRGAVIATELKNNSYKLARWTCCALLAGSEYLKLGYVSRYHVKDSARHVILGTQQFKPNEFASQINLSMENAWGILRCVIDVCMKLDEGKYLILKDPNKQVIRVYSLPDGTFSSDEEDDDEEEEEEEEEEES; encoded by the exons ATGGCTAAATTCATGACACCCGTGATCCAGGACAACCCCTCGGGCTGGGGTCCATGTGCTGTTCCAGAGCAGTTCAAAGATATGCCATATCAGCCCTTCAGCAAAGGAGATCGTCTGGGAAAG GTTGCAGACTGGACAGGTGCCACTTATCAGGACAAGAGATACACGA ATAAATACTCATCGCAGTTTGGTGGGGGAAGCCAGTATGCGTATTTTCATGAGGAGGATGAGACCAGCTTCCAGCTTGTGGACACAGCACGTACACAGAAGACGGCATACCAAAGGAATCGTATGAGATTTGCACAG AGGAACCTTCGGCGAGACAAGGACCGCCGGAACATGCTTCAGTTCAACATGCAGACCCTGCCTAAGAGCGCCAAACAGAAGGAGAG AGACCGCCTGCGTCTACAAAAGAAATTTCAGAAGCAGTTTGGGGTGAGGCAGAAATGGGACCAAAAATCACAG AAGCCTCGCGATTCTTCTGTTGAAGTTCGCAGTGACTGGgaggtgaaggaggagatggATTTCCCTCGGCTGATGAAGATGCGCTATCTGGAGGTGTCAGAGCCACAGGACAT AGAGTGCTGTGGCGCCTTGGAATATTATGACAAAGCCTTTGACCGCATTACCACAAGGAATGAAAAGTCCCTGCGGAGCATCAAGCGCATCTTTCACACTGTCACCACTACTGATGACCCAGTCATTCGCAAG CTGGCGAAGACCCAGGGGAATGTGTTTGCCACAGACGCCATCCTGGCCACACTGATGAGCTGTACTCGGTCTGTGTATTCCTGGGACATCATTGTCCAGAGAGTTGGATCCAAGCTCTTCTTTGACAAGAGGGACAATTCTGACTTCG ACTTGCTGACAGTGAGTGAAACTGCTAACGAACCACCACAGGACGAGGGCAACTCCTTTAATTCACCTCGCAACCTGGCCATGGAAGCAACCTACATCAACCACAACTTCTCCCAGCAGTGTCTGAGAATG GGGAAGGACAAATACAAGTTTCCCAACCCAAACCCATTTGTGGAGGATGACATGGATAAGAACGAAGTGGCCTCTGTTGCATACCG GTACCGAAGGTGGAAGCTGGGAGATGACATAGACCTGATTGTCCGCTGTGAACACGATGGAGTGATGACAGGAGCTGGCGGAGAAGTGTCATTCATCAACATCAAAACACTGAACGAATGGGATTCCAGG CATTGCAATGGAGTGGACTGGCGTCAAAAGCTAGATTCTCAGAGAGGAGCTGTGATTGCCACCGAGCTgaaaaacaacagttacaaatTAGCCCGCTGGACGTGTTGTGCGCTGCTGGCTGGATCGGAGTATCTTAAACTTGG GTATGTGTCCCGTTACCACGTAAAGGACTCTGCGCGCCACGTGATCTTGGGCACACAGCAGTTCAAGCCTAATGAGTTTGCCAGCCAGATTAACCTGAGTATGGAGAACGCCTGGGGCATCCTGCGCTGCGTCATTGACGTCTGCATGAAACTGGATGAGGGCAAATACCTCATCCTCAAAGACCCCAACAAGCAAGTGATCCGTGTTTACAGTCTCCCTGATGGCACCTTTAGCTCCGATGAGGAGGATgatgatgaagaggaggaggaggaagaggaag AGGAAGAGAGCTAA
- the EIF3D gene encoding eukaryotic translation initiation factor 3 subunit D isoform X1 — translation MAKFMTPVIQDNPSGWGPCAVPEQFKDMPYQPFSKGDRLGKVADWTGATYQDKRYTNKYSSQFGGGSQYAYFHEEDETSFQLVDTARTQKTAYQRNRMRFAQRNLRRDKDRRNMLQFNMQTLPKSAKQKERDRLRLQKKFQKQFGVRQKWDQKSQQKPRDSSVEVRSDWEVKEEMDFPRLMKMRYLEVSEPQDIECCGALEYYDKAFDRITTRNEKSLRSIKRIFHTVTTTDDPVIRKLAKTQGNVFATDAILATLMSCTRSVYSWDIIVQRVGSKLFFDKRDNSDFDLLTVSETANEPPQDEGNSFNSPRNLAMEATYINHNFSQQCLRMGKDKYKFPNPNPFVEDDMDKNEVASVAYRYRRWKLGDDIDLIVRCEHDGVMTGAGGEVSFINIKTLNEWDSRHCNGVDWRQKLDSQRGAVIATELKNNSYKLARWTCCALLAGSEYLKLGYVSRYHVKDSARHVILGTQQFKPNEFASQINLSMENAWGILRCVIDVCMKLDEGKYLILKDPNKQVIRVYSLPDGTFSSDEEDDDEEEEEEEEEEES, via the exons ATGGCTAAATTCATGACACCCGTGATCCAGGACAACCCCTCGGGCTGGGGTCCATGTGCTGTTCCAGAGCAGTTCAAAGATATGCCATATCAGCCCTTCAGCAAAGGAGATCGTCTGGGAAAG GTTGCAGACTGGACAGGTGCCACTTATCAGGACAAGAGATACACGA ATAAATACTCATCGCAGTTTGGTGGGGGAAGCCAGTATGCGTATTTTCATGAGGAGGATGAGACCAGCTTCCAGCTTGTGGACACAGCACGTACACAGAAGACGGCATACCAAAGGAATCGTATGAGATTTGCACAG AGGAACCTTCGGCGAGACAAGGACCGCCGGAACATGCTTCAGTTCAACATGCAGACCCTGCCTAAGAGCGCCAAACAGAAGGAGAG AGACCGCCTGCGTCTACAAAAGAAATTTCAGAAGCAGTTTGGGGTGAGGCAGAAATGGGACCAAAAATCACAG CAGAAGCCTCGCGATTCTTCTGTTGAAGTTCGCAGTGACTGGgaggtgaaggaggagatggATTTCCCTCGGCTGATGAAGATGCGCTATCTGGAGGTGTCAGAGCCACAGGACAT AGAGTGCTGTGGCGCCTTGGAATATTATGACAAAGCCTTTGACCGCATTACCACAAGGAATGAAAAGTCCCTGCGGAGCATCAAGCGCATCTTTCACACTGTCACCACTACTGATGACCCAGTCATTCGCAAG CTGGCGAAGACCCAGGGGAATGTGTTTGCCACAGACGCCATCCTGGCCACACTGATGAGCTGTACTCGGTCTGTGTATTCCTGGGACATCATTGTCCAGAGAGTTGGATCCAAGCTCTTCTTTGACAAGAGGGACAATTCTGACTTCG ACTTGCTGACAGTGAGTGAAACTGCTAACGAACCACCACAGGACGAGGGCAACTCCTTTAATTCACCTCGCAACCTGGCCATGGAAGCAACCTACATCAACCACAACTTCTCCCAGCAGTGTCTGAGAATG GGGAAGGACAAATACAAGTTTCCCAACCCAAACCCATTTGTGGAGGATGACATGGATAAGAACGAAGTGGCCTCTGTTGCATACCG GTACCGAAGGTGGAAGCTGGGAGATGACATAGACCTGATTGTCCGCTGTGAACACGATGGAGTGATGACAGGAGCTGGCGGAGAAGTGTCATTCATCAACATCAAAACACTGAACGAATGGGATTCCAGG CATTGCAATGGAGTGGACTGGCGTCAAAAGCTAGATTCTCAGAGAGGAGCTGTGATTGCCACCGAGCTgaaaaacaacagttacaaatTAGCCCGCTGGACGTGTTGTGCGCTGCTGGCTGGATCGGAGTATCTTAAACTTGG GTATGTGTCCCGTTACCACGTAAAGGACTCTGCGCGCCACGTGATCTTGGGCACACAGCAGTTCAAGCCTAATGAGTTTGCCAGCCAGATTAACCTGAGTATGGAGAACGCCTGGGGCATCCTGCGCTGCGTCATTGACGTCTGCATGAAACTGGATGAGGGCAAATACCTCATCCTCAAAGACCCCAACAAGCAAGTGATCCGTGTTTACAGTCTCCCTGATGGCACCTTTAGCTCCGATGAGGAGGATgatgatgaagaggaggaggaggaagaggaag AGGAAGAGAGCTAA